AGCTTAGTCAAATCTAATCTCACCTATAATCGCTAGAGGCAAGTTCAAGGCTCCCCCATTTTTTATCATGCGATTAGGTGAACGAATAGCTTCCTCCCCCCTTCTGGCCAATTACAATTTTTGCCAGCTTAACTGGCTTTCTTCTTCGGCACACATGCAGGAGGGACAAAATAATTTCCATTATTGTAAAAATTAGtgataaggaagaaaaatatccCGACTCTTGGTAATAATTCGATAATATCAATTTTAGTTCATGTTTTTAGAATTACCGATCTGTCTATTTTTTCATCAGATAAACCTTAGAAAAGCAAAAGGCTATAATCTAGAATTcttaatattatatttaattattgagaTTATTCTATTTTCCTAGCATGATAAGTCAACTAGAATTCTTAAaggatatatttaattattggaaTTGTTTTCCAATTTCCTAGCATGATAAGCATACCCTGACCACAAGGGTGTCTTCAGACATGCCACGTTACTCTTGATTTGTTCTTGACACTTACCTCATGTGCTCTCTTTTAGTTCACCAAAGAAGCACAATACCAAAAACAAGATAATAATAAAGTCCAaggcaaaaccctaatcttgTATATAAAGGAGTAGGTGTTGCCCTAGTGCAAACTCAGGGCATGCAAACGAATCGAGCACACTCGGATTTCTTGGTTAGACCCGCGAGCAGAAACTGTTTGGAACCGCCTCCCATGGCTTCGAAAGGCGACAATACGGGTCTGAACCGAGTTATGGCTCTCGTGGTGGTCCTGGCCGCGCTCTGTGCGCGAGCCACAGCCCAATCCGGGTGCACCAGCGTGCTCATGAGCCTCGCGCCGTGCCTCAGCTTCGTGACGGGGAGCTCGTCCACCCCGTCCTCCTCATGCTGCTCGCAGCTGGCCAGCGTGGTCCAGTCGCAGCCGCGGTGCCTTTGCATGGTCCTCAACGGCGGCGCGTCGTCCCTCGGCGTGACCCTGAACCAGACCCTCGCCCTCGCGCTTCCCGGCGCCTGCAACGTGCAGACCCCGCCCATTAGCAAGTGCAACGGTGAGTCTGAGCTCAAACCAATCCGGTTTctcgttttctcttttcttgtttagctTTCAAGGAGTTCTGCTTTGTGGGATTTGATGCTTCAACTTGTCAGCGGCTTCCGGCGGAATGGTTGCTCCAGCCGGCTCGCCAGATAGTTCGCCGAGCGACATATCAGGTGATCATAAGTTGATAATGTCTGATTATGTCATGTATATGCATTTAGCAATCATATGAAGACCGAAAATCGTAGACATCTCCTTTCGATCAATATACAACAcatgaaatatttgagatgAATCCCACACTGCTGATCTGAAGGCTAAAATCTATGAAGTACATGCTCTAGGCCGATCCTTTCAGTTCCCATTGAATTCAAGAAACTTCTCAGACCACATTCATATGCGGATAATACATTTCGTACAGACCAAACTACGAAGATCGAAAAACATGTCGGAGTCGTGAAGCACATAGAGCAATGTCTTAGTTAAAACAGTCAACAAACTAGCTTAACAGAAGCAGGACACGAACAAAGAAACCATGAAGTTTCAGAAGTGCAGACAGATTTTGTAattatcttcttttctcttcatgCGTTTTATGAAAATGAAGGGGGATCCAAAGACGTTCCGTCGCCTGCCGGAAGTTTCACCAGCCATGGAATTGCGAAGATGCCGCCGCTTCCGCTCGCGGTGCTCTCGGTCCTCATGGCGACCTTTGGATACGTCCCCGCCATGGCTATCTGAATTTTCTCATTCCTCGGCGATGTATGATGCCGAACTATAATAATGTACGCGTGCTTGTGCTTGTGCACACGACGCCGTATGCATTTCCCTTTGTCGTCGAAGTATGTGTGCTTTG
This region of Eucalyptus grandis isolate ANBG69807.140 chromosome 8, ASM1654582v1, whole genome shotgun sequence genomic DNA includes:
- the LOC104414777 gene encoding non-specific lipid transfer protein GPI-anchored 19 isoform X1, whose translation is MQTNRAHSDFLVRPASRNCLEPPPMASKGDNTGLNRVMALVVVLAALCARATAQSGCTSVLMSLAPCLSFVTGSSSTPSSSCCSQLASVVQSQPRCLCMVLNGGASSLGVTLNQTLALALPGACNVQTPPISKCNAASGGMVAPAGSPDSSPSDISGGSKDVPSPAGSFTSHGIAKMPPLPLAVLSVLMATFGYVPAMAI
- the LOC104414777 gene encoding non-specific lipid transfer protein GPI-anchored 19 isoform X2: MQTNRAHSDFLVRPASRNCLEPPPMASKGDNTGLNRVMALVVVLAALCARATAQSGCTSVLMSLAPCLSFVTGSSSTPSSSCCSQLASVVQSQPRCLCMVLNGGASSLGVTLNQTLALALPGACNVQTPPISKCNAGSPDSSPSDISGGSKDVPSPAGSFTSHGIAKMPPLPLAVLSVLMATFGYVPAMAI